TCCCACTCCTTATATAAACACATAACACAAACACCACTCTTTCCGAATTCGTTTTCTCAGATTTCCCCACTATTTTCTCGCCCAACAAACGCTCCCTAAATCCCCGCCAATACACACATCCGCTCCAACCGCCGGCGTCCATCCCTTTTCTCTATTTAATAGGAAGACTGCCATGCATTGTACTAAGACCCATAATACCAACACCAACTAGGAAGATCAAGAATCTGATGATAGAATAAACAAAGGTAACAAGTTTACTTACGTTCTAGACCGGTGGTTGTGGATGGCTGGGAGCTTTGTAAATGGTGCCAGGGGAAATTCAAATTCCGTTGTCAATTATATTAAGATGGAACATAAAGATGGAGTGGTGTTTCCCCGCTTCTACACGGCTTTACCAACATCAACAGCATCCTCGTTCTCGTCAACACCGGAGAAAGATGCCGCCGGTAACCGGAAAAAGAAAAGTAAGAGGAAGTTCTTGCGTGCAGTTAAGGCTGTACTCTTCGAGATATCAtttgtgagtttttttttttttttttcaatatatgcagtttatatgtataaatattgttGTTGAGCTGTGATTTAGAGATCGATTGGTGCTCGGTTTTTGAATTTTTGGGTGTTGCATACTGATCATGCCTTGTTATTTGACAGGCTAAGAAGATCAAGAAAAAAGTGTTTCCAAGGAAGACGAAGCAGTCTAATGTTGATCCATCAGCAAAAGTTGAAAAGCATTTGAACCATGTGAAGGGAAACTCATcgtttcaaaaattttccaagaaAAATGACGGAACAAGCGTAACTTTTGCTCCTTCTATGAATTCTTCTGCTTGGTCTTCACGCAATTCGCCAACGAATTCAACGAATTCCAATCCATTCGGGGACAATAGACTTCCATTTGAATCATATAGTTCATTTGAGACCCAAAAGAAGCAAGACATGGAACAAGAGAATAATGGAAAAGGGAATTATAGTTCCAATACAGGGTTGTTCTTGCTTCTCGTGACTCTCTCGGTTCTGGTCTGCTGGGGCAAGGTATATGCTATCTTGTGGACTTCGACATGGCTTTTCTTTGTCCCTAACTTGAATGCACGGAATAAATTACTGAGAAGTAAGGCTAATTCTCGATCCATGGATTTAGCGGAGTAAGAGAAGAAGATCTTTATGGAAGGGTTGCTGGACACGAACCGCAGCCGTGCTCCATAGCCCTTGTGAGTTGAGACAAGCTAATACTATAGGATTTTGCTCTGCCAAAAGACGTAGGAGGTTTAAATAATTTTGTAGTTTTTCTGCTGTCTTCAAGTGTATATAGGTAAAAATATTCatgcaggttttttttttttttttttaatttattggaaTATATGGCTAGTTGCAGACATGCATTAATGCAAAGCTAAAGGCTCATTGCTTTTGTAATTTGTTTTTTTTGCCAAAAATTTTGTGCTGGCATCAATTTTCACAATAGTGTGTACTAATTTTGACAAGTACACGAAAACAGAGAAAATCATACATATGAACTTTTCAAAGCAATGATTATGTAAGTTTCTCTCTTGTAGTTTAGAAATTGTTGAATCGACTTAATAATCTATTGATAAAATGTTTAGCTTTGTCATAGTtaaaaaggaaaattttgagcTTGAACTCTTACCCATCAAATGAAATTTGTGGTTTGCCAAAGATCTCAGGTGAGTAATGCCTTCTTTTAGCCATTCATTTGTCTGGTAATTTCTGAGTCTTATCAAATTTGTGGTTTTTAATTAGGAGTTCATTCTCCTAGATCATTAATCAAGCTTTGTGTCATCCTTGGCTAGTATTTGCAGCGTCAGGAGCCTTAGGATTCAGGAAATCAAGTGGAGATTAAAAAAGTTATCATCATTTAGCTAGGCAAGCACTCACTTAAAAAAATTTGAAGTCTTGACTACTATGATTCATGTGATCAGTTGGTACGGCATCTGAATATTTTTCGCTTCAAATTGTATTAATACAATGCAACATTTTTCACCAGAGACTCTCCAACCCAGATTGAGCTTTTGCACACTCTTTTGCTTATATCTTCCACTTACCACTGAAATTTGATATATTTATTCAactgtcaaaaaaaaaattatggaatcaATAACATTATCATTAAAAAAGTTCCAGATGTGTATTTTAAAAAATCTGACTTTTTTCTTAAGTTACATATTGAAGTGTTCTATACTATAATAATTCAAGAATTATAGTtcgattaaaataaaaatttctagGATTAAAGTTTCATATAATTTAAAGAATTaagattaaaaaatttattataatttaaatttattaataaatctcATAAACTAAAATTGTTAATTTAAAATACGTAACGATGACTCCACTACTTGAGGTTGAGGAAATTTGTATACTATTAACCCAAAAATCAATAGGGAAAAACACCCATCTTGGAAGCCCTCGTTGCTATTCAAGTGAGCAAAAACCCGGAGCCGCTAAACCCTTGCACGAGAATGAAAAACACTCTTCGGTAGCTAATTGCTAACCACATCCTTCATCCATGGTCACCAAGTTCTTCCTCAGACCCAACTCTGTTCCCCTTACCGTCGTCTCCCCAACCCATTTGTTCCTCTTCCCTAAACCCCTTCTCTCCAAGTTCACCATTAGTTCTCTTTTTTCGACAGCTACTCAGGCAATAATCCCAAACCCAAAAGCCCTCCCCTATGGACCCTCTCTTCTCAAAGGAAAAATCCCATTTCAATACTCACAACAACAGCAGCAACAAGAGCAATACTGCCAATCCCAATTTGGTATAAAACTGCTTAATGTGGACAAACAAAGCCAGGACGATGATAAACAAGAGGACCATAATGATGGTGATAACATAATGGACGAGGAAAAATTCACTCGGGTCTTTGACATAGCTGCGCTTCGACTCCCTGCCAAAGATTGTTTTGCTCTGGAGAGCAGACTTCGTGGCCATTTATTGAATTGGCCGCGGATTCGCAACATTGCTAGAGTGCCTGGAGATGAAGTGGAAGAAGAGCTCGTGCCTTTCTTGGGAGCCACCCAAAATGGGAACACAGATGAGGAAGGAAATTTTGATGCATTGAATCGAAGGATCTACGGGAGAGCCGAGGGAGATGGTGAAGAATTAAGTCCTGTTTTGTATCGGGAAAGATTAGCAAAGGAGTTCAATTCAAGGGGGTTTGTTAAGTTCAGGAATTTAGCTAAGATTTCGAGGCCGCCAAGGAAGAAGAGAAAGGGAGGAGAAGGAGAGGAGACGATGAAAGAGAGAAATAAGAGGAAGGGGAGAGATGAATTTTATATGGTGGAGGTCGTGGAAGAGGATGGCGGAGAGGATTGGAAAGGGTTATTGGGGGATGAGTTTAAGGGAAGAAGCAAATGGAGGGGTTCAACAAGGTTGTTGCTTTTGGATGAGAGCTACGCAGATAAGGGAGTGGAGGATTTGCCTCAGGCTATCAAGGTGGCTAATCCAAATGCCTTTGGAACTTTGTGattcaatttcatgttttttttattttttatttttatttttttatcttaatAGCATTTGTATTGCTCTTGTTTGTGCCTTAGGTGTTATATTGTTTCTTGTCATAATTCAGTAATGTCAGTCCCTTTTCTTATCCAATTGGCTGTCCGAAAAGTTCACTTTTTGTTATTATACTTCAATGTTGCTTCATTAGTTGATTTTGGTGTATTATAGTTAGGTAGCATTTCTGTTGTTCTACTTAATACTTTGTGTGTTTTACAAAAATGTAGGATGATAATCAATAATGTGATTATATTTTCTTACATTGTTGAAAAGAAAAGATAGGTGGTTCAATGATTTGTTTAGAAAATTGTCTTTATTGATTGTCTTATATACACCCTTGCCTTGCTTTCCATGATCTCTGATCTTTCCTTTAGTGTTTTTTGTGATGCTCTGCAGGCTCTGTAAGGTAGTTAAATGTTGTTCCTTTAGTTATCTGGGTAAAGTATTGTCAACAAACTTGTAAGGATGTGATTGGCTATCATACAGTAATTCACATGTTGCCCTGCTTTTAGCTGGAGAGTCGAGGCCTTCTATTACTTGAAAATTCTGTATGAATAAGTAATTTTTCTATACTATATTCACTTTGCCAATAATATTAAAGTGGCTGATGCTCTTTCCCTatcttttattgtgcaccatgttGGTGTAGGAAACACTGGGATTGGTATCATCCTATACCTTATAGCCTTAATTGCAGTTGCCCCATGGAGCTTAGTCTGAATGACCACATCATCAATGCTCCTTTATATAAGTGATCATGATAAGCTTCATTGTTATATCTTTTTGCATTACAGCTAACGTGATCATCCTGTTCTTCAGGTGGCTTTAAAAGAATCTATGAGAGAAAACTCAACTTCTACCTTTGAGCTTATTAGATGCAAGCTGATTTTGTTTTATGATTACTGGCAGATGAATGAGGTATTTCTCGCCAAACTACTAGTACCCTTTTCTTGTGTGTCTGCCCATTTGTTTTGACTGTTCATATTTACCTCTACACTAGAGGAGGTAGATTGATTCTTTCAAGTGAATTTTGAACTCATCAAGCTGATACTATATTGTCCTTTGATGAGAGAGTAGCAAGGTTCTGTAAGTTTCTCAGAAACTTCAAATTTCCTCATATTTATGCAGCTCTTGTGGGCCTTCAAATGAACTGAGTTATTAACAAAGACTTTGGGCTTGTTTTGGCtggtttatatgaaaataaagcAAGTTTAGAGATCTCTTTTGGGGTTGTTTATCTTTATTCTTGGTTTGATATAGGCTTGTGAACAGGATCAACAGGAACCTGATAACAAAATTTTGTATATTATACTACTGTTTAATTTTTGTTTGTATGATTTTTTACCTGTTTATTTTTAATCATTTATCTAAAAGGTATATTTTTAAGTAATTAAGGCTATCTTTAATTTGAAGTTCAAATTATGATGTTAAATGATCGAAACTTGAGCATGCATGCTTAAGGAAGTTGGAGTCAAGGTCAAGCTGACTTAAGCTTGAGCAGAGTCTGAACATTGTTTGAATAAAGCTGCTTGAATTGGAGAGATCCATTCATAAGCTGCAGCACTACACACTAATCCTTACCTAACTTCTTTTCATTGCCATTGCCAGGTCGGTTGTTGTAAAGGTGTTCAATAAATCACACCTGTAAACTATGGGGTCTTGTTGCTTTGAGAATTGCTGAAAGTTGCAAAATGACTGTGACTTCTAATAACTTTTGCAGGTCTTGGAGGGCTTGCTACCACAAGGTATGATTGTTCCATCAGCTTTCGAAACAATTGGGCACATTGCACACCTGAACCTGAGAGATGAGCATCTTCCCTACAAGAATCTTATAGCAAAGGTGCTTATTTCTTGATATTTGTAATTTTTACCATCTTGAAAATATACTGTAGAACTGAAAAGCATGTATATAAGTTGTTTAATAATGGATGTATTATTCTTTTACAGGTAGTTTTGGATAAAAACAAGCCAAAGATACAAACTGTTGTAAATAAGATTGATGCCATACACAATGATTATAGAACAATGCAGCTTGAGGTTTTAGCTGGAAATTGCTCCCTTGTCACCATGGTAGTTGAGAATGGATTAAGATTCCAGGTTGATTTAGCAAAAGTGTATGTATGCTTTGCTCGCAACCTACTTTGGAATTCAACTGAAATATTCTGATGATTTGTTCTTATGTTATGTATCAACCAGATGAGggtgcttctctctctctctcttgtttaGTTTTAAGTTGGAACCTCCAACATGCATCCTGCAGTTGATGCTGTTTAGTAACTATCATTCTTTTGAAGTTCAGGTGGACCCATCGTTAGTGGTACTTCAACAAATTTTGTTTGTGATTTATAGCCCCCAAAAGTCATTTTATAGGGTTTTTTTTTGTGGATTTTAGTTAGTTTTACATCATAAAATCCAAGTGCTCTAACCACATAATTATTCAACCTCTTAAAACAGTGGCTGTACTGTAGAGGTCCACCCCTTAGGCGCCTAAAATGCTCTGTTTAATTTCTCATGTGGATATCTAAAGTTTCTTTTGCAACCACTGATGCCTTCTGATTTATTTTATCAATTTCTCAATACATAGAATGTATCCTGGATTGCCCATTTTATAGAATTATCTGATGCACGTCTCATGTTAAACTAAGGGTGAAACTGAGAGTGGACTGTGGAgtaaaaaaaaggaaataagtGGACTTAGGTATATTCCTTTGTGCAGGTATTGGAATTCAAGGCTTGCAACTGAAAGACAAAGGCTTCTGAATGGCTTTACACGCAGTGATGTTGTTTGTATGTTGAATGTTCACCTTATTTGAGTTCATACGCATGCAGATTTCTATTGTTAAGCATCTATCTAGAGTTTTCAGCTTATGGATTGTCATATTTGATCACTAGATTAGTCCCCTGAGCCCTCGTGCCCTCCACAAATAACAGCATTATCATTTGAAAGACCTTTTTATGGTTGTTCTCCAAAGCCATGCCAGTTATTTGGACAGTGGCTCTATTAATGTGCTCACTTGTTTCTTTTTATGATCTGCTATTGAAGTACTGAATTGTTTCTTTTTGATAATATTTTTCGATTGATAGGTGATGTTTTTTCTGGTGTTGGTCCGATAGCTTTATCTGCTGCCAAGATAGTGAAACGAGTATATGCCAATGATTTGAACCCTCATGCAGTTGATTATCTGGAGAGAAATAGTGTTCTCAACAAGCTTGAGAGGAAGATTAAAGTATGATGGAGTGTCTCAGAAGTAAAAAGTTGGTGTAATCATCTCTTAACAATTCTGCTTTATGTTAAGGATCTTGTGTTGTCATTTTATAGGTCTTTAATATGGATGGAAGGAGGTTCATTAATGCTGTGTTCTCAAGTGAGAAAGCTCAGACCATTACACAGGTGGTTATGAATTTGCCAAATGATGCATCAGAATATCTAGGTGTGTTATATTCTCTTAATTCAActctttcttttgttctttttagCAACATTTAGATTCTAAGGTTGATCAAATAATGTAGTAATCTCGATTCAAGTAGAACATATACTTCCAATTTCCATTTCATGCTTTATTGTTATTAGGACTCATGAATGTTCTGGTGTTTTGTTATTTTTGTTTTGGACATCAAGAGTTGCATGAATTGTGAGAGAGAGATATATGCAccaataatttctttattttgtcttGATTAGAACGTTTGGTTTCAAAGCAAGATTCAAGAAACTCAAGTTTCTTGTATAACCTATGGTAGGAAAGTTGTACTGTCAGACATTACTAATTCTATCATTCACATAGGTGAATGGGAGAATGACCAGGATAGCTGTAGCCTAGAAACCTGACAGTTTCTTAAGAACAAATTTGAGAACTCTCTCTCACTATATTGTTGCCTCTATTGGCAGATGTGTTTAGGGGAATATTCAAAGATAACCACAAGAAGAGAGAATTTACTTTGCCAATGATCCATGTTTATGGATTCTCCAAAGCACGAGATCCAGAATTTGACTTTCATGAGGTATATAGCCTAAATCTTCTAAGGAATTTTTATATTTCTTTTTCCCTGATGGCAAGCTGAACTTAGTATACacattctgtttacatctctctTCTGCCCCTGATCTTCTGTTGTTTTTTTCCCCTTTATTTTTCTGAATTTGTTTTCTGATCAATGTAAATGTAGAGGATAAGAATTGCATTGACAGAGGTGGCAGTTGATGTAGAAATGCGTAGGGTACGCCTGGTTGCACCTGGAAAATGGATGTTGTGTGCATCATTTAGGCTTCCTGAGAGTGTAGCATTTGCAAATACTATGTTAAGTAAATAAGTCAAGTTCATTGCTATGAATCATTTTTGTCCAAATATATAACATGGCTCTGTCAGTTGTTATAGCATAATCAATTCGGATTCAGTGCTAGCATCTTACCATGAACTCAGTTTTGATTTAATTAACTTACAACCTCTAAGAATATTTGGGTGAACctatggaccaaaaattggcagtCTTGTTTTACACGTGCGGCTGTGCCAATGTATACAAGATTGTCATCATACATGATATATGGTTTTGATGGTTTATTAAAACTGCAACAATTTACCTCAGAATTTGGAGTAGTACTGTAcattttcctcaaattcccaaatTTATTGAATTGCTATTCCTGTATGCTTGCTTGTTTCAAATTATCAATTCAGATTGAACATGGTTGGTATCTTCAATAACTCGGCTCCAAAGAGTGAAtgcttttatttctttttcctttctttcttttgaTTAATTGTATCAAGTGTCCAAGAGAGATATTTGCTGTAAAATTTCCACTTGAAAAGGGTACACATTTTACCCAAATCATGGATCCATCTTGCTGTTCACGAATGCCATGCTTCAAATACAAAATATTCAGTAGCCCTGCTCCATAATTGTGCAAGATCATACATGTACAAGATTTCCTGCAGAACCCAAGTGCATCTCTTTGAAGAATATGTTTCTTTCAAAGCCAGTAAGGAGGCATCAATTGGCTTTTGCCCTTTCTCTGCTTAGAAAACAAGGATTATACATGAGAACAGATCAATTAAGCTTAAGGGAGATCgcttattttctttttcattggtGAGTTGCATTGCAATTTGCAAGTATCCTTTGTTCTATGCGCTAGACATCTGAGAGACATAATTTGCTTTGATGTCTGAGTCTTTATTTTGtactgtctttttttttttttttcagtcccAACTCAACTAACAAATGACAGCGACCTCTTCATGGATCAAATACACAGAAGTGTACATAAATGCTAGAGAAACATGAATATTTGATGCACAGATCTGTCCTCTTTGGACGGCCCAGATCTATTCCCTCAAACGTTTGCATGCCCATTGATTTTGTCCCTTCAGAAACAGATCTTTCTGCAAGACACGTTGCCCTGACTGGCTATGTCATATGGAGTTCTATTTAGGACTAAGGTCTGGGACAAGATGGTCTATGTGGGGTTGATGGGTAAGGGCAAAAATGGCAGGAGAAGGCAGAGAAACAGTCGGAGGAAAAAAGAAAGCAAATCTCAGTTCAGATTGAGATCTAAATAATTACATGCATCTGTGTGGTCCTTAATTGAGTTTCATTTGGGGATGGAGAGATGTGAGAGGATCTTTGGCTATTTTGTCCTAAAATGGTTAGATCTTTCACAAGTTGCATAAAGCCAAAACTAACAGTTACTTTAACTTCAGGCTTTCTTGGGGCAACCTCCAGGAAACCAATGGAAAACATCAATGCTTGCCGCCtacctcactctctctctctcatttataTAACAAAACCCTTTCTCCACCAAAACATGCCCATTAATGGAAATGGTTTTCCAATTATCATCTGCATAATTAAGCTATAAATGGCCAAGTGATGGGGGAAAGGAGAAATTGCAAGTGTGGAAAGTTCTCAACAGAGAAGGCTAACTATGTTTACATCAACAAGTTGCATATGCCTCCTTTTCATATTTCTTATTTTAGAAGCAAAGCAAGGGCTTTTTTTCCTAGTTATACCACACAACTTGTAGCTGGCTTACGAATTCAATATCTTAAGAGTTGCAGATTTTTAATATCACAGCTTGAAATTGGTGGCATATTGAAATCTTATGATTTTATTAAAGAACTCTCTgagttttaatttataagttatagTCATTAGTATATTATTACATAGAGCTACGTAAAAGTGTGCTATAAATagagtaaataaaaaataaaatgatcaTAAAAATACTAATAAATAAAGTTTAATTAGTAATTGTGAAACTGATCCCCAGTCCCCGCTCATCATCATGGAAGAAAAACTGCATGTAGCAATTGGCATGTACATAACACGCATTCACAATAATAATGCGCAAATCCCAATGTATTCCATGCAGGGCACAATCTGCTTCTCAGAACCCGAGAATCCACCGTGTCTGCCTATACCCAGCAAGGCAGTAAACCCTTACACGTGTTCCTTCGCACGTGCCAACTATCCCCTCCCCAGCCGCCTCCTCTTCTCCTTCTCAGTTCTCGTCTCAGTACCACCAAATATAATCCCATGCATACATTTACGCCGCTAGCACTAGCATCCCAAAAGGTTTCCGCAGGACCACAAAATCAAACCATCATTGTTTTCGGTCTGTGATGATCGACTAATGGCCAATGGGCTTCATGGCCTCCAAAATCTAAATGCagtggaggaaaaaaaaaaaaaggaatcaaAGATCACTATCATACGTGGCGAGACGTGATTGGCCGTTATGACTTGGGAGGACGGCGGCAGTAAGTACACCCTACCACCACTACATGCGTTTTCATGGCGATTAAGATCTTCTCCCAGACCCATGTTTCAGCACTTGTTCGTTTAGTCACGCggtttagagtttttttttttgggaaccCAAAATGCAAAACtactttcataatttacatttcgcATGTTGTCAATGATTTGGACACCCtccccacaaaattcaaaaaaaaaaaaaaaaaatttaccgttAGAATATTTTCTTAGAAACATATTATGTATGCCACAAtgttttgttttttaattttcacTATATATGTGTGAATTAGACTTAGTAATGTGATGTCTTTGGACTTAGTTCGATTTCAAAGTATGTGAATCTATAAATTA
The Hevea brasiliensis isolate MT/VB/25A 57/8 chromosome 15, ASM3005281v1, whole genome shotgun sequence genome window above contains:
- the LOC110653357 gene encoding tRNA (guanine(37)-N1)-methyltransferase 1 isoform X2, with the protein product MVTKFFLRPNSVPLTVVSPTHLFLFPKPLLSKFTISSLFSTATQAIIPNPKALPYGPSLLKGKIPFQYSQQQQQQEQYCQSQFGIKLLNVDKQSQDDDKQEDHNDGDNIMDEEKFTRVFDIAALRLPAKDCFALESRLRGHLLNWPRIRNIARVPGDEVEEELVPFLGATQNGNTDEEGNFDALNRRIYGRAEGDGEELSPVLYRERLAKEFNSRGFVKFRNLAKISRPPRKKRKGGEGEETMKERNKRKGRDEFYMVEVVEEDGGEDWKGLLGDEFKGRSKWRGSTRLLLLDESYADKGVEDLPQAIKVALKESMRENSTSTFELIRCKLILFYDYWQMNEVLEGLLPQGMIVPSAFETIGHIAHLNLRDEHLPYKNLIAKVVLDKNKPKIQTVVNKIDAIHNDYRTMQLEVLAGNCSLVTMVVENGLRFQVDLAKVYWNSRLATERQRLLNGFTRSDVVCDVFSGVGPIALSAAKIVKRVYANDLNPHAVDYLERNSVLNKLERKIKVFNMDGRRFINAVFSSEKAQTITQVVMNLPNDASEYLDVFRGIFKDNHKKREFTLPMIHVYGFSKARDPEFDFHENPSASL
- the LOC110653132 gene encoding uncharacterized protein LOC110653132 isoform X1, which translates into the protein MAGSFVNGARGNSNSVVNYIKMEHKDGVVFPRFYTALPTSTASSFSSTPEKDAAGNRKKKSKRKFLRAVKAVLFEISFAKKIKKKVFPRKTKQSNVDPSAKVEKHLNHVKGNSSFQKFSKKNDGTSVTFAPSMNSSAWSSRNSPTNSTNSNPFGDNRLPFESYSSFETQKKQDMEQENNGKGNYSSNTGLFLLLVTLSVLVCWGKVYAILWTSTWLFFVPNLNARNKLLRSKANSRSMDLAE
- the LOC110653132 gene encoding uncharacterized protein LOC110653132 isoform X2 translates to MVPGEIQIPLSIILRWNIKMEWCFPASTRLYQHQQHPRSRQHRRKMPPVTGKRKAKKIKKKVFPRKTKQSNVDPSAKVEKHLNHVKGNSSFQKFSKKNDGTSVTFAPSMNSSAWSSRNSPTNSTNSNPFGDNRLPFESYSSFETQKKQDMEQENNGKGNYSSNTGLFLLLVTLSVLVCWGKVYAILWTSTWLFFVPNLNARNKLLRSKANSRSMDLAE
- the LOC110653357 gene encoding tRNA (guanine(37)-N1)-methyltransferase 1 isoform X1; amino-acid sequence: MVTKFFLRPNSVPLTVVSPTHLFLFPKPLLSKFTISSLFSTATQAIIPNPKALPYGPSLLKGKIPFQYSQQQQQQEQYCQSQFGIKLLNVDKQSQDDDKQEDHNDGDNIMDEEKFTRVFDIAALRLPAKDCFALESRLRGHLLNWPRIRNIARVPGDEVEEELVPFLGATQNGNTDEEGNFDALNRRIYGRAEGDGEELSPVLYRERLAKEFNSRGFVKFRNLAKISRPPRKKRKGGEGEETMKERNKRKGRDEFYMVEVVEEDGGEDWKGLLGDEFKGRSKWRGSTRLLLLDESYADKGVEDLPQAIKVALKESMRENSTSTFELIRCKLILFYDYWQMNEVLEGLLPQGMIVPSAFETIGHIAHLNLRDEHLPYKNLIAKVVLDKNKPKIQTVVNKIDAIHNDYRTMQLEVLAGNCSLVTMVVENGLRFQVDLAKVYWNSRLATERQRLLNGFTRSDVVCDVFSGVGPIALSAAKIVKRVYANDLNPHAVDYLERNSVLNKLERKIKVFNMDGRRFINAVFSSEKAQTITQVVMNLPNDASEYLDVFRGIFKDNHKKREFTLPMIHVYGFSKARDPEFDFHERIRIALTEVAVDVEMRRVRLVAPGKWMLCASFRLPESVAFANTMLSK